GGCAAAACGCTTCAGGTAATCAATGCCAACGCCTGTTCCTTCAGACAGCAGATTACGACGGCAGGCAGCTTCGCAGGGTCTGACGCATACGCGTCCACAAATGGCCGGTAAGGGGTTGGTCTCTTTGATCAGGCCGATCGCTTCGGAGTATAATCCTTTTTCGATCAGCGAAATGTACCCCTGCACATCCACACCTGCCGGGCAGGTCGACTTGCATGGCGCCATGCAGTCGGCGTAGTGATTGCTCGCCAGCAGGTCGAGTGCTGTTTTCCGCGCTTTTCTGATCCGCTCGTTTTCAGTTTCTATCTTGAAACCTTCAGCAATTTTTGTGGAGCAGGCGGGTTGCAAAATCCGGTAGCCTTCTATTTCGACTACACAGAGGTAGCAGGAGGAGAAAGGCTCAAGGCGCGGATCGTTGCAGAGGGTCGGAATATGCACATTGTTGCGGCGAGCAAGCTCAAGGATGGTTTCGCCCGGTTTTCCCTTTACTATTTTCCCGTTGAGGATGATGTTGAAAGTGTCGTTCATTTGGCGTAAAACTTTTTGGTTTTGTGAAAATTAGCGGAGAATTATGGCATCAAACTTACACCGTGAGTAGCAATCGCCACATTTGATACAAATCTCCTGATCGATTACATGAGCCATTTTGCGTTCGCCGGTGATGGCATTTACAGGGCACTTTTTGGCGCAAACCGTGCATCCGGTGCATTTGTCCGGAATGATTTCGTAGGTGAGCAGGCTTTTGCAAACTTTTGCCGGGCACTTTTTCTCCAGAATATGTGCTGTGTATTCGTCCCTGAAGTATTTGAGCGTTGTAAGCACAGGATTTGGCGCCGTTTGGCCAAGTCCGCACAGCGAGTTGTCTTTGATCTGGTAAGCCAGTTCTTCCAACGTATCAATATCTTCCATCTTACCTTTACCTTCAGTAATGCGCTGCAGGACTTCAAGCATCCGTTTGGTCCCAATCCGGCAGAAGGTGCATTTTCCACAGCTTTCGGTTTGGGTAAAATTGAGGAAAAATCTTGCAACATCCACCATACATGTATCCTCATCCATCACCACCATGCCGCCTGAACCCATGATAGCGCCGGTGGCATTCACCGAATCATAATCAACAATGGTATCGGCGAGGTACTCGGGAATGCAGCCGCCTGAGGGGCCACCCAGCTGTACGGCTTTGAATTTTTTTCCTCCGGGAATTCCTCCACCCAATTTGTAGATAATATCGCGGATGGTGATTCCCATAGGCACTTCTACCAGGCCGGAATGATTGATCTTGCCGGCCAGTGCAAATACTTTAGTGCCTTTACTTTTTTCGGTGCCGTATTTTGCGTAGGCTTCCGGGCCGTTGATAATAATCCATGGAATGTTGGCCCAGGTTTCAACGTTGTTGATGTTGGTGGGTTTTTTCCAGAGCCCTGAGATGGCCGGGAATGGAGGTCTCTTCCTGGGCATACCACGTTCACCTTCGACAGATGCGATAAGCGCGGTTTCTTCTCCACAGACAAAAGCACCGGCTCCTTCTTTCACATAAATGTCAAAGCAAAAGCCTTCGATACCCATAATATGTTCGCCAAGATAGCCCTGGTCGCGGGCTTGCTCGATGGCAATATTCAATCTTTTAATCGCTAATGGGTATTCAGCGCGGCAATAGATGACGCCACCATTAGCACCAATGGCATAAGCGCCAATAATCATTCCTTCGAGCACTGCATGGGGGTCGCCCTCAAGCAGCGAGCGATCCATGAATGCGCCCGGGTCGCCTTCATCGGCATTGCAGATGATATATTTCTCATCGGATTCACTTTTCCTGGCAAACCGCCATTTCATCCCTGTAGGGAAACCGCCGCCACCACGACCGCGCAACCCAGATTGCAACACCAATTCAATCACTTCATCGCGGGTTATCCCTTCATCAGCGATTTTTTTTATAGCCTCATACCCCTGGTGCGCCTCATATTCTTCCAACGATTCAGGGTCGATATAACCACAATGGCGCAGGGCAATCTTTATCTGGTTGTCAAAAAAGAGATGATCTGGTGTTTCGAAAAGATCAGTCTTTACAACAAACTCCCGGATTGGCTCGTGATTAACCACATGCTTTTCCAATAATTCCACCACCCTGTTCTCATCCACATTTCCATAAATGTAAGAACCGGTATCGTCGATGATCTCTACCAACGGCTCGCGGAAACACATGCCGATACAACTAGTCTTCTTTAGCTCGAAATCGAGATTCTCGGCCATCCGCAATTGTTCAATTTTCTGATAGGTCTTGTTGGCTCCGGCTGCAATACCGCAACTTCCCAGGCCTACTATTACTTTGGTTTTTGACATATTCTGTTTGTTTTTCTTGCGATACTATTTTTCGATCTTCAAAATGATCAGTTGTTTTTGCTCATTTCATTTATCCTGATTTCTTTTATAATCCTTACAGCCTCTGATCCAGTTAACTTGCCGTATGTGTTATCATGTACCATCATCACCGGAGCCAATGAGCAACAACCCAGACAGGCTACCGATTCAAGGGTGAAAAGCCGATCCTCGGTGGTACCGCCATCGGCTACCTTAAGTGATTCCACCAGTGCTTCACTGATTTTAGTGGCATTTTGCACATGACAAGCTGTTCCATGGCAAACTTTGATGATGTATTTACCGACCGGGTTGAGCCTGAATTGCGCATAAAATGTAGCAACGCCGTACATATCGCTAAGGCTGAGGCCTGTGTCACCGGCAATTTTCTCGAATACCGCCTTCGGTATATAGCCGTAAATGGTTTGAGCGCCCTGGAGCAATGGGATCATATTCCCTTTTTTGTTTTTGTACTTTTCGATCAGATGATCTATCAGGGAGAGATCAACAGCATCGGTTGCCGGTTGGCTCTGTTTAGTGGTTATCCTTGCTATCCGCATAGTCAAAATATGTTTTGAGGGTGTAAAAGTATATATTGTTGTACAAGTTTAACCACCTGAAAAGCAATTTATAGACAATCTAAATTTGGATAAAAATGATTCCTGGTTTTTGCGTTCCGTGTTTTTTGTTCAATGTTGGCAGAATGACTTATGTGATGGATTGTGCAACTTATCGATAAAGGCAGTGATTGTTAGTTGGGCTCTGGGAATTGATGTCGTGAGAAATGTGATCCTGGTTCCGTTTAGCTTTGATGAATAATCACTACTGACCGACTAAAATTTGTTAATCCACTACGTGGAAATTTTGCAAATCGTAAAATTCTCTGCTACAATACTTTATCCCTGCCTGCTTGAGCATTCAGGCAGGCGCTATGCGGAATCCCCGTACGTACGGGGTGAAGTATTGTAGGAAGAGGTTACCCCGAATTTAAAAATACCTCGTAGAGGTTAAAGAAATTAGGGGTTTCAGGACGATTGATTAATTTTACCCGGACAGCATTGATGAATAATTTTACTTTTGTTTTCTATTAGATCAGTCTGATGCGTTTACGTTTAACACCTGTATTATGATTTATCTTGCACCACTGCAGGGCTATACTGAGGTTGAGTTTCGTCAGGCCTGGGCATCATTTTTTACCGGAATTGATGTTGCAGTAAGCCCGTTTATTCCGCTTTCAGAAAGTTTGATTTTTAAGGCAAAACATCTGCGTGATGTGATGCCCGACCTGAATTCCCGTATTCCGGTCATTCCACAGGTGCTTGGTAATGAGCCGGGGAAATTTATCCGGCTTGCACATCGCCTGGCCGATCTGGGCTACGAAACAGTGAACTGGAATCTGGGCTGTCCAAAACTTCAGGTTGCCCGAAAGCAAAGAGGGTCAGGGCTTCTGCCTTTTCCTGATAAGTTGCGTGCGATTCTTGAAAAGATGATTCCTCAGTTGCCATTGCAACTCTCCATAAAAACACGTCTTGGATTTCAGTCACCTGATGAATTTTATGATCTGATCGGTGTTTACAACGATTTTCCGCTCGAAAGCCTGATGATCCACCCCCGCATTGGCAGCCAGATGTATGAAGGGGAGTTGTATCTGAATGTTTTGGATCAGGTGATCGGAGAAATCAGACACCCCATCGTTTTCAGCGGTGACATAGTAACCATTGGCTTTTTTGAAGAATTGAAAAAGAGATATCCCGTCATCACCCGATGGATGCTTGGCAGGGGAGTGCTTGTTAATCCCTTTTTACCTGAAATACTGGTCAGGGGCACATCGCAACTCAATGCGGATATTATCCGGAAGCGGCAATACAACTTCCATGATGAATTGTATTGTGAAATCAGGGATAAATATAAAAGAGAAAGGACAATCCTGAATAAAATGAAAGATTTTTGGTCATATTTTGCCAGGTGGTTTGTGAACGACCATGAAATATTCTACGATCTTTCACATTTCAATACCCTTCACGAGTTTGTACCAGCAGCCAGAATGTATCTTCACGAGGCACAGATTTCATCCTTTGAAACAAGAATTGGCAGGCCGGTAGGGTGATGCAAAACAAGATTTCTGATGCTTTGGCTCGCGGTGAATAAAGGGTTTATCATTTGGCCAGCTTCAGTATTCTGAATGCTCCTCGCATAACCAATGCAAAAACAATGGTTCCGATGATCAGATCGGGGCGATTTGAACCTGTAGCCAGCACCAGCAGGGCGGCAGTAATTACTCCAAGGTTGGCCAGAACATCGTTTGAGGTGAAAATCCAGCTTGCCTTCATGTGGGCTTCGTCACTTTTGGCTTTTTGAAGAAGATAAAGACAGAGCGTGTTTCCGGCAAGTGCAGCCAACGAAACAATGATCATCATGGTGAAATCCGGAGGTGTATCGAAGCCGGTGAACCGCCGGATAACCTCAGCAAACCCAAGAAACGCAAGTGTCATTTGAAAATAACCGCTTGTTCTGGCAATCTTTTTCTTCCGGTTAACTGTTCCCCCAACCGCATAAAGACTTAGCCCATAAACGAAGGCATCAGCAAGCATATCGATGGAGTCAGCTACAAGTCCCATGGAGCGAGAGATGAAACCGGTAATCATCTCAGCAACAAAAAGTGAAAGATTGATGGCCAGCACCGCCCAAAGCACTTTTGTTTGCATCCGGTCCCCTGAAACCGGATTGATCTCGCAGTGCTCAGAACCGGCCATGGTTGCACCCAGATTAAGCGATTTGAGAGATGATTCAATTTTATCAAGGCCTCCAGTGTGATACACATCGAGACGCCGTTCAGGGATATTAAACTCGAGTTGTTTGATTTCGGCAACATCTTCCAGCTTCAGCCTTATCATGCTCTCCTCTGACGGGCAGTCCATTCCGGGTATGTTGAAGGTGCTCTTTGTCATGGTTTACAAAAATGATTACTGTGCAAAACTATAAATTAACACGAATGCTCGTATTGGTGATTTAATCTACTTTTGACCGCCAGTTAGGGCTCGAAATTGAAACCTTTCCCGGATTATGAAGATAGAATATCTGCTGTTGATTACGGCTTCTGGTTTTTTTCATGCATTTTATAATTTTCTGATGCGCCGTGAAAATGGAAGCAGGTTGTTCCTCACAGGAATTTTTGGTGTAGGAGCCTTGCTGTCGCTGGTTGCTACTTTTTTATCCGGCGTTCCTGTTTCAATTCCATGGAATGCAGTACCTTATGTTTTTGCAGCTTCTTTGTTTTACACTTTTTACCAGGTGTTTATTTCTAATGGTTTTGAAAGGGGCGATATAGCGATCGTGTATCCGCTGGCCATGCTTAGCCCGCTGTTTATACCTATACTGGCTTTGGTATTTCTGAAAGAGATCATTCCATTTTCTGTTTGGGTTGGGATTTTTATCACGCTCGGTGGCGCCATATTGATACAATTACGTTCATTATCCTTTTCAGAAATCAAAAAGATGATTTTTTTAGGCAAAGATTATGGTATTGCAAGGCTGGCGCTTGCAGCTTCTTTTATGTATGCCATCGGATCGGTGTTTGATAAATCAAGAATCAGCGTATTCAACATCTTTATTTACATGAATTTCATCCTTCTTTTTATGGCTGGGATGCTGCTGGTTTATGTTTTCGTTTTCGAAAGAAAGCAATCGATGAATGTTTATATAGCAAAACATTACAAACCAATATTAATCGGTGGGGCAGTACTTTTCCTGTCTTTTCTTTCCTTTCGCATGGCCTTGCAGTTTGTGTATGTTAGCATTGCAGTGCCGGTCAGGCTCTCATCTATCGTTTTTGCTGTGTTGTTTGGTGTTCTGGTATTAAGAGAAAAAGTAAACCGCAAACAGGTTACCGGTATCATCATGTTAATCATAGGAATTTTGATTATCCACTGGTTCAGAATGAGCTGATTGGTATGCAATACATTCATTATAGGATTATGAAATGTATTACTGATCCTGTCAATCTTATGGCTTGTTGCTACGCATCCGGGAACTGGTTCGGATTTGATGATATTGATAGTTGTTTAAGCGTAGTATTTTCCACTCCTGGTTTTCAAAACCATTGCCATCGGTTGATAAGAACTGGTAGTTACCAAAAAGGGTGGATGCATCATGGTAGGGTAAGCATTCGGTAAAATGTGAACCATATTTTATGAGTGCGCTGAAAAAGAAAAGACCAGTGTCATACCCTTTGAATGCGTAATTCTCAGGTTCAGCCTGATATTTTTCCCTGTATTTCAGCACAAAATTTCTAACAGCATCAGACTCGAAATCCACATACTCAGAAGTCATCACATGGGTATTAAGGTTATTCAAATGTTTGTAATCGAGACCTTCCATTTCTAACCATTCAGGGAGGCCGAAAACTGTTATTTTGTAATTTTCGCGCAGCATATTGAGTTTGCGCATGAGATCGAGTATATACAACTTGTTTTCGGTATAGACGATGACAACATTCTCTTTTGAGGTTGAAGCCATCTTTTTAAAAGTATTTAAACTGTCGCGGCTGTAAATGATTTCGTAAAAAGGGGCTGGAGAATGAATTTCGTCGGGATTCAATTGCCGGGTCAGTGCTGATCTTAATTTGGTGATGATCTGTTCATCACGCATGGAATTGTGACGTGCGATGAATACTTCAGCACTACTGAGTTTGCTGTAAATATATTCGGCCATAGCATCAAAGATTCTGTCTTCATTAGGTATTACCTTGATAGCGTATGGATTACCTGTCAAAAAATCATTTCGGTTAGAAAGCGGGTTCACAATCGGAATTTGATTGCTTAGGGCAAATTCGGCGACAATCCTGTAACTACTGTTGTAAAATGGTCCGATGATGAGGTGCATCTCTTTGATTTGAGGATTCAGTAATACTGCTTTTGCCTGGGCGATGTCCTCCTCAACATTGAAAACATAAATGTTGGCGTTAAATCCCTTCTTCCGCAAAGAATCCAACGCCAGCAACATTCCTTCATAATACTGTATGAACAGGAATGATTTAATGAAACCTTCGCCACTTTTATCCAATTCGTTAAAGAAAAAGGGCATCATCAGTGCAATGTTAAAGCTCCCTTTTTCTGTTATTTGATCACAAAAATCACCATTGGGTATTTTCTGTTTTAATTCTTCACGAATCATCTCTTCAGAAATCACAGGTTTTTCCTGTTCGGCAATTATATCTGGTTTTCGCGGAGGAAGAGGGATTCTAACTGTTTGTCCTGGTTGCAGTTGACGTGAAATGTAGGGGTTGATGCCTAAAATCTTATCAACTTCGGTCTTATAATCGTTGGCCAGCCGGTTCAGGGTAATTCGATGCCGAACATTATGGGTAATGTAATCCCTTTCAACGCTGCTAATGGGTATTTTAATGATTTGTCCCTTAACCGGTTTATCGCTAACCCCAGGGTTGATGGCGTAAATGCTGTCGATACTGATTCGATAGCGAATGGCAAGTTCATAAAGGGTTTCTCTGTTGCGTTCCTGGAACTCGAAGTATCCTTTTCCGTCTTTATCCTGGGTCAAGGTGGTAGAGGCTGCGTCGGGAGATGCAACTACTGTTGATGCCGGTTTAATTTCAGGCTGCACGGTTGTTTGTTGCTGCTGCCCGGCCAATGCGGGTTGCGTGCGGTCGAAGATGGGAATTTTCACAAAACCGCCTTCTTTCAGTCCCTCGGTAAGGTCGTCGTTGACGGCAATGATCTCTTCAACAGTCACGTTATATTCTTTTGCCAGGCTGAACAATGTTTCACCTTTTGCCACACGGCGGTGGTTCATTCCGATGGGTTTCGATCCCTGGTTTTCATTTTGTGAACTTGAAAAAGGAATTTTTATCACATCATCCGGCTGGATGTTTTCATCAGTTCCGGGGTTGTTTTGCAGGATATCAGCGACTTTTACTTCATAGGCGCGTGCAATTGAATATAGGGTTTGCCCGCGTTCGACCTTGTGAATATAAAATTGGTTACCACCTATAGTTTCGGTCACAGCAGAACGTCGAATTGTATCCTGAGCCTGAACCTGCAATCCGGAAAAGGAAAGAGCCAGAAAGACGATCAGAAGTGCTTTTTTTAAATTCATGTTGAGATTATTGTTCTTTTAATCAAACAAATTCAATGCTTAAAAACTCCATTCAGCAGGTTTTATTTTTGTGCCAATGATTGGAAAACCCCATTACA
The sequence above is drawn from the Bacteroidales bacterium genome and encodes:
- a CDS encoding NADH-quinone oxidoreductase subunit NuoF; this encodes MSKTKVIVGLGSCGIAAGANKTYQKIEQLRMAENLDFELKKTSCIGMCFREPLVEIIDDTGSYIYGNVDENRVVELLEKHVVNHEPIREFVVKTDLFETPDHLFFDNQIKIALRHCGYIDPESLEEYEAHQGYEAIKKIADEGITRDEVIELVLQSGLRGRGGGGFPTGMKWRFARKSESDEKYIICNADEGDPGAFMDRSLLEGDPHAVLEGMIIGAYAIGANGGVIYCRAEYPLAIKRLNIAIEQARDQGYLGEHIMGIEGFCFDIYVKEGAGAFVCGEETALIASVEGERGMPRKRPPFPAISGLWKKPTNINNVETWANIPWIIINGPEAYAKYGTEKSKGTKVFALAGKINHSGLVEVPMGITIRDIIYKLGGGIPGGKKFKAVQLGGPSGGCIPEYLADTIVDYDSVNATGAIMGSGGMVVMDEDTCMVDVARFFLNFTQTESCGKCTFCRIGTKRMLEVLQRITEGKGKMEDIDTLEELAYQIKDNSLCGLGQTAPNPVLTTLKYFRDEYTAHILEKKCPAKVCKSLLTYEIIPDKCTGCTVCAKKCPVNAITGERKMAHVIDQEICIKCGDCYSRCKFDAIILR
- the nuoE gene encoding NADH-quinone oxidoreductase subunit NuoE, translated to MRIARITTKQSQPATDAVDLSLIDHLIEKYKNKKGNMIPLLQGAQTIYGYIPKAVFEKIAGDTGLSLSDMYGVATFYAQFRLNPVGKYIIKVCHGTACHVQNATKISEALVESLKVADGGTTEDRLFTLESVACLGCCSLAPVMMVHDNTYGKLTGSEAVRIIKEIRINEMSKNN
- a CDS encoding tRNA-dihydrouridine synthase family protein, with the protein product MIYLAPLQGYTEVEFRQAWASFFTGIDVAVSPFIPLSESLIFKAKHLRDVMPDLNSRIPVIPQVLGNEPGKFIRLAHRLADLGYETVNWNLGCPKLQVARKQRGSGLLPFPDKLRAILEKMIPQLPLQLSIKTRLGFQSPDEFYDLIGVYNDFPLESLMIHPRIGSQMYEGELYLNVLDQVIGEIRHPIVFSGDIVTIGFFEELKKRYPVITRWMLGRGVLVNPFLPEILVRGTSQLNADIIRKRQYNFHDELYCEIRDKYKRERTILNKMKDFWSYFARWFVNDHEIFYDLSHFNTLHEFVPAARMYLHEAQISSFETRIGRPVG
- a CDS encoding cation transporter, which produces MTKSTFNIPGMDCPSEESMIRLKLEDVAEIKQLEFNIPERRLDVYHTGGLDKIESSLKSLNLGATMAGSEHCEINPVSGDRMQTKVLWAVLAINLSLFVAEMITGFISRSMGLVADSIDMLADAFVYGLSLYAVGGTVNRKKKIARTSGYFQMTLAFLGFAEVIRRFTGFDTPPDFTMMIIVSLAALAGNTLCLYLLQKAKSDEAHMKASWIFTSNDVLANLGVITAALLVLATGSNRPDLIIGTIVFALVMRGAFRILKLAK
- a CDS encoding EamA family transporter, with translation MKIEYLLLITASGFFHAFYNFLMRRENGSRLFLTGIFGVGALLSLVATFLSGVPVSIPWNAVPYVFAASLFYTFYQVFISNGFERGDIAIVYPLAMLSPLFIPILALVFLKEIIPFSVWVGIFITLGGAILIQLRSLSFSEIKKMIFLGKDYGIARLALAASFMYAIGSVFDKSRISVFNIFIYMNFILLFMAGMLLVYVFVFERKQSMNVYIAKHYKPILIGGAVLFLSFLSFRMALQFVYVSIAVPVRLSSIVFAVLFGVLVLREKVNRKQVTGIIMLIIGILIIHWFRMS
- a CDS encoding LysM peptidoglycan-binding domain-containing protein, translated to MNLKKALLIVFLALSFSGLQVQAQDTIRRSAVTETIGGNQFYIHKVERGQTLYSIARAYEVKVADILQNNPGTDENIQPDDVIKIPFSSSQNENQGSKPIGMNHRRVAKGETLFSLAKEYNVTVEEIIAVNDDLTEGLKEGGFVKIPIFDRTQPALAGQQQQTTVQPEIKPASTVVASPDAASTTLTQDKDGKGYFEFQERNRETLYELAIRYRISIDSIYAINPGVSDKPVKGQIIKIPISSVERDYITHNVRHRITLNRLANDYKTEVDKILGINPYISRQLQPGQTVRIPLPPRKPDIIAEQEKPVISEEMIREELKQKIPNGDFCDQITEKGSFNIALMMPFFFNELDKSGEGFIKSFLFIQYYEGMLLALDSLRKKGFNANIYVFNVEEDIAQAKAVLLNPQIKEMHLIIGPFYNSSYRIVAEFALSNQIPIVNPLSNRNDFLTGNPYAIKVIPNEDRIFDAMAEYIYSKLSSAEVFIARHNSMRDEQIITKLRSALTRQLNPDEIHSPAPFYEIIYSRDSLNTFKKMASTSKENVVIVYTENKLYILDLMRKLNMLRENYKITVFGLPEWLEMEGLDYKHLNNLNTHVMTSEYVDFESDAVRNFVLKYREKYQAEPENYAFKGYDTGLFFFSALIKYGSHFTECLPYHDASTLFGNYQFLSTDGNGFENQEWKILRLNNYQYHQIRTSSRMRSNKP